In the genome of Candidatus Limnocylindria bacterium, the window GTTACGCCGCGATCGTCGCCGGCGCGGCCCTACTCGCCACGATCCTTGCCGACCTTGACACGCAGGGCAAAGGAAGGCGCGGCTCGCGATAAGAAGCTGTCGGTCGAGCGCGTAGCGGAGACCAGCGAGCATTGGCTTTGTGAAGCACTCACGCAGCAACACCTCGGTCGTCTAGCGCACTCCGGAGTCGGGATCGAAAGCGGCTCAGGCTTCTACTGACTGCCTGTTGCCCCTTTTCCTTCCACAGGGCCTTGAGGCCAAGGGCATCGATGCATAGCAGCGCGGCCATCGGGGACAGCATGACCTCGTGGGAGCGCCTTGTCCGCGACGCGATTGAACAGTGGCGCATTTCGGAACGCCTCATCTTCTATCCCGCGGAGCTCGAGTCGCTGCCAGGCATCTGGCCGAGCACTGCTGCGCGCATCGTCCGCGCGCGCGAGAGCTGAAGGCGTCACCAAGGTCGAGGAGCTGCAGACAAGGAGCACAGCCGATGGTCGTCCTGCGCAGACATGTTGGGCTTTGCAGCACGCGATGCGAGTCGCATCAAATCAGCATGACGGCACCCACCTACACCACGTCACCGTGGACGGCCTCGCCGAATGGATCGCATGGTGGGACGCGCAGGAGGCTAGCGCGTGAACCAGCCGACAGGGCGGGTAGGCACTGGAGATCGCCGGTGGAACTTGGGTCGACCCGCCAGTGTTTGCCCTGACATCTCTGTCGAGGGTCTGGAAAAACTTTGCGGAATGTTGTCCGACCGAAGAGCCTAGGCGCGGGGACGGTGGGACCGTTCATGGCAACCGCGTGACGGGCGAGCGTGACCATGGTGAGCGGAACGCGCTGCGTGTGAGTCGCGCGCGACACGGGATAGGAGATAGAGGCCCGTGAAATGGGCCATTTGTGGCCTTGGTGGCGTGCGCGCTGTCCATCTTTCCTTCCGTCACACCGGTCAGTGACAAGTCGGCTATCATCTCTGCCAATGCGTCCTGTCCCGGTTGTCTTCACCGGCAAGCTCATCGGCTTCACGCCGCAGTTGCGGATTGAGCAGGTGCCGTTATCGCAGGATGTCGAAATTGATCTTTCTCAGATCGATTCGATGACCGCGGCTGGTGGGGTGTCGGTGGTGCGGGCGGCCGCTCTCGCCACGCAGCGAGCAAGCAACGGACACGCGGTCGTCCGCATCGTGTTTCCCATCGAGGTCGACCGGGCCGAGGTCCTCACCGCGAGCCACTGGGATCGCGACTTCCCTACGCAGATCGCGACGTCTGGCCCTCGAGCGACAACCTACGGCAGTGGAGTCCCGGTGGTTCTCCTAGACAATGGATCGATCGGTGGGTGGCTGGGTAACACCGCTGGCCTTCTAATCGGCAAAGATGAAGCCACTCGGCCATACGGTGAGGCGGCGTTTTACCTCTCAGAGGCTGTCGGCGAGATCGCACTTGGGGGCGATGGGTGTTACGCCGCGGCGACGTTCATCGGGTACGTCTTCCAGCTTGCGGTCGTGGGGCCGTCGCTCGAGCACATCGGCTATCTAATCGATGATCCTGCCGCGGCTCTTCGCGAAGGTGGAGATCTCGCGAGGGCGGTCGCGCTTGCGCGTCGTCTCGGCGCAGTGCTGATGTACCACGAGAGACGAGGGCTCCGCTTTGTCGGCGACAACCTAAGCAGGGTGAGCGACGTGCCCTCTGGGTCCGGTATCTCGTTCACGATCTTGCTCGCGGAGCGTTAGTGCCGTCGAAGCAGAGATCATCACAGAGGAGGGAAATGAAGAAGACGGGAGATTCGATTTTTCTGCTGCACCTTAGGTTTGCGCAGTTGGACAAATATTTTGGGCTTCGGCGTCGCGCCGTTCAGATTGCTCAGCAGATCGATCATGAGATTGCTCGATCCCGAGAGAGACTGCGAGGAATTGTTTTCGACTTCACGGGAGTCGAACTGGTGGGTCTGGCATTCACCGATGAGTTGTTGGCGCAGTCTCTCGTTTTCGTGCGCCGACCTGACGACGATGGGATGTTCTTGGTGTTCGTGGGCGCGAACGAGGAGGTTCGCACCGCGGTCGATGCTGCATTAGATCGACATCGTGCCATTGCCTTCTCAGCCGATAGCTCAGCCGACGTCGAACGTGGGAACCTTCAGCTAATCGGGGCAAATGACGAGCTTCGCGAGCTCTATGAACGGGTCAGTGCCAGCGGCGAGACACGGGCGAGTGAACTCAAAGACATGATCGACACTTCGCGCACGAACACAGCAAATCGTCTGAAGCGTCTGAGAGAGTATGGCGTCGTCGCCGGCGCGCCCACCCACGGCAAGGGGCAACCACTTGCGTACAAGGCCGCGTTTCCTCCAAAGGGAAACCTTCAGCTGGTCGAGGCCGCAACGCACTGACATTCGCTTGACCTCGGTCATCTCCGCGCGGTACTCTAATTGTCAGTGACAGGTATGACAGATTGAGGTGAGACATGAGCACTGAGGCACGAACACATCTGGTCGAGTTCACGGTGAACGGGAAAGAAGTCCAGACCGCGGAACGTGTTTTGACCGGGGCCGCCATCAAGGCCCTTGGCGGCGCGCCGGCAGATGCTCGTCTTTATCAGGACAAGGGCGGCGGCGCTGCAGATCGAGAAATCGCCGATGGTGAGGAGGTGCACATTCACGAGGACGAAGCCTTCTACACAGTTCCGAAGCACATCGATGCGGGAGCGCAGCACTGAACCCTCAGGCCACCGCTGAAGTTGAGCGACTACGCCGGATCTACGGTGAGGTCACAGGCCAGCCGGTCGATGCGCAGTCTGACCTAGTCATTGTCAGGGCCTTTCCGTGTCCTCCTGGTTGGACACCGGTTTCCGCACGCGTCGGCGTTCGTGTCCCTGCGCTGTATCCGGCGCAGGCCCTCGACACCTTCCTGCTCGGACGTGACATTCGTTCGCCATCAGGACAGCCACCGCGCAGCGTGATGACCCAGGTTCAGGTTGGCGACCAATTGTGGGACCAGATCAGTTGGCATTGGAACGGACCCTGGGATCCGACCGCGGAGAACTTGGTTACATTCGTCCGGAGCATCGGTCGCTACTTCGGCGAGCATCCATGATTCGAGAGATCACGTTCGCGCCCGACACGTACGCGGCGCTCCGTACGCACCTGTTCCCGTGGCCGGAGGAACGCGCGGCGCTCCTGCTTTGTGGGCATGCCCTCGGTGCTGAACGTCAACGGTTGTTGGTCCGAGAGGTGATTCCAATCGAGTCTGCTGCCCTGCTCCGACAGGAGTCGTTCGGCCTCCGGGTCGACGGACGCTTCTTCGTCCCACACGTTAAGCGAGCCCGCGCAGAAGGCTGGTCCCTTGTCTTTGTCCATAGCCACCCGTTCCAGGGAGGCGATTTCTTCTCGCTGACAGATCTCGAAGGCGAACGGGAGCTTCGCGAGTTTTGGCACACTCGTGCGCCGGGACGGCCGCACGCCACTCTCGTACTCAGCCCAGACGGCTTCGCTGCGAACTGGCTCGAGTCAGGTCGGCCGGCAGAGCCGATCGACCGCATTCGAGTGATCGGCCGATCGCTGACGACTTTGCAGCAGTCAGTCAACTCCACCACCAGCAGTCGACACGACCGTCAGATTCGCGCGTTTGGCGAGAGAACTCACTTCCAACTTGCGAGCGCGTCGGTCGCGATCGTGGGACTTGGCGGCATCGGCTCGCTCGTCGCTGTAGCGCTGGCGCGTCTCGGGCTTGGATCCTTTCAGCTGTGGGACAGCGACAAGATCGAGGAAAGCAATCTGAGTCGCGTCGCTGGAACAAACCCAACCGACGCTGAGCCACACCGCTCCAAAGTCGATGTCGCCGCGAGATTAATTCGGTCGATCAATCCGGCCGCCGACGTGATCATGCGTCCGGAGCAGCTGCACGTTGACTCAGGCAAGGCCCTCGCAGATGTCGACTACATCTTCTGCTGCGTGGATACACACACAGCTCGGGCCGAGCTGAACCGGTACGCCCGACAGTACCTCACGCCAGTCTTCAATCTGGGAAGCAGAATCACGACCGCGCCCGTAGGGATCTACGGAGCCATCGACTTTCTTGGACCGGACGGAGAGTGTTTGGTCTGCGCTGGCAAGGTGGACGCGCTTCGAGTCGCGCAGGAGCAGCTAGGGAAAGAGGAAGCCAAGCTGCACGTCGCACGCGGCTACCTCGACATCCCAACCCCTGAGCCAGCGGTGATCAGCCTCAATATGGCGGTTGTCGGCGTCGCCATTACGGATTTCCTCCGCTACCTTTCCGGCGATCAGCTTGAGAGCGCACTCGTCCTCGACCTGACTCGCTCAGTGATTCGCCGGCACGCATCAGCCTCGCGACCTTGTCCTGAGTGCGACGCGACACTCCAAGCTGTTGGTGACATTCCGGTCTGGAATGGTCGCCCATCCTCCTGACCTTGATGTCTCGCGCAGTTACCGTGAGATACGCCTGTGACTGCACACAGCACGACCGTCGACGCAGTGGCTGCGGCTGCGTGCCCGTCCCGAGGCAGAGGCTCTTCCTGCCCTCGCAATTCAGAGAAATTGCAGCGACAGTGAGCGCTGCGATGGGCGGCCAAGCACAACGACTGGGGCGCTCCGATCGCGAGACTGGTCGGTAGTGTGTCAACTGTCGCCAGGGCAACGAAGATCGCCGCACAGGGGGCTTCTTCGGGAGCCCGAGTTTGGTCATAATCTTGCGTGGGCGAAGACTGAAGGGAGCAGAGACGGTGGCAAAAGATCTTGTCAATGCCGAACGTCGGATTCTCACGCTCCTCAAGAACGGGCGGCGCAGTTCGGTGGACGTTGTTGATGAGCTTCGCCGTCAACACTTCGACGACCTGATTGTCCGCGACGCAATCTGGCGTCTAATTGGCTCGATGGAAGTCGAGCTGACGCCGAAGCGCGAACTGCGAGTTGTAGCTCCAAAAGAGCGCCGGGTCGTGTCCGCGTAGGACGCGCGCGCAGAACGAAGCCTCGCGAGCCGAAAACATCCCCGGCGAATGCCCCACCGACGGTTCGGGACGAACGGATTGTTCTGGAAGCCTCTGCGGCGCATCGATCCGAGTCTCAGCGCGATCGAGACCGAATCCTCTACACGAGCGCTCTCAGACGGCTGGCCGGTGTCACGCAGGTTGTCTCCGCCGCCGAAGGCTACGTTTTCCACAATCGACTGACCCACACCCTCGAGGTAGCTCAGATCGCGCGCCGTCTCGCCGAAAAGCTACTCACGGAGCGACCGAAGCTCGCCGAGTTGTTAGGGGGGATCGATGCTGAAGTTGTGGAAGCGGCCGCACTCGCCCACGACTTGGGCCACCCGCCCTTCGGTCACGTGGGCGAGAAAGAGCTTGATCGCGTCGTGCGCGAACGCGGACTGACTGACGGGTACGAGGGCAATGCCCAGACATTCCGAATCGTGACCAAGCTGGGCATTCGTACTGATAAGCCGGGTCTGAATCTCACTCGGGCGACGCTGAATGCAATCCTCAAATACCCTTGGCTGAAGGGCGCGCATGGCCAACACAGTCGAAAGTTCGGATCCTATGCGACTGAGCACGTCGAGTTTGACTGGGCACGAGCCATCTACATTGGTGATGACCGCAGGAGTGCCGAGGCAGAACTCATGGACTGGGCTGACGACATCGCTTACGCCGTGCACGATGTCGAAGACTTCTACCAAGCGGGCCTAATTCCGTTAGACCGTCTCGTTGTCGACCCAAAGGAGGTCGAGCGTTTTCTTAGCGGTGTTTTCGACCGCTGGTCACGAAGGAAAGTCCCACTCCACTACTCACACCCGAATCTCAGAGCTGCCTTCCGGGACCTTGCCATCACCTTCCCTGTCGCCGAACCGTACCGTGGTACACGCGTTCAACGAGCGAGCCTCCGCGATCTGACTAGCGGTCTCATCGGCCGGTACGTTGGTGCCATACGCCTTCGCGTTCCGCGCAACACCAAGGAGCGCAGGGTTGTCATAGAGCCATTCGCTGAAATGGAGATCACCATGCTCAAGGAACTCACGTGGCATTACGTCATCGCGAACCCAGCGCTTGCCGCGCAACAGCATGGTCAAAGGCAGGTGGTGCGGGAACTCTTCCGAATCCTTCTCGCCGCAACTGGCACCGATCGAGACTTGCTGCCTCCCGGGCCGCGTGAGGCGCTTGAGGACGCTGAAGCCACAACACCGAAGCCACAATGGGACGACGCCAGATGTCGCGTAATCGCTGACACCATCGCAGTAATGACAGAGAAACAAGCCTTCGAGATGCACGCACGGTTGACGGGCGTCGAGCCCGGGTCGGTGTTGAACGCAATTCTTGTGTAAGAGTGTGCCTACGCTCTCCTTGCGCTCCGGACCTCTGCGCGGACCCGTGCGAGTAGCTGAATCGTCGCCCAGAGATCCGGATGCGCCGAGGCCCAGTGGTGGCGGTCCTCTTCGGCGTTAGAAATCCTCGCGCCGCACTTCTTCGTTGGCATGACCGGATTCTCGGCGCCGGGTCGTAGGTCGATCCGCCGGTCGCGTTCCGTTGGCTCTCGGTCGGCGACGAGAACACCGCACTCGCGCGGGTATCTGGCGGCCTTCGCTTTTGGCGCCTTCGGCACGAGGTCGGATTGTCTACCTTCGGTCACGAACCAGGCGACGCACCATCTCCAACGTGCCGCTGCGCGGCCTCGCTTGACCTGCCTTCCAGCGCTTCGCCGTGCTTCGTCCGACCTTCAAGGCGCGAATGAGATCGCCAGTCGATATCCGCTTCAGCACCGGCAGCGTCTCGATCACCCACGGGTCACGCCGCGGTTCCTTGTAGACGTTGAGGTACTCGGCCTCGTCGTGCAGCACGCCGGCATCAACCTCATCGAGCCGGTTCGACTCCTTCCCCGCGTACACGATCCGTCCCATGTGCACCGCTCGTCGCTGCAGCTCTTGATTTCGATCGCTAGAGCAGCGGGCGCGAACGGCTG includes:
- a CDS encoding multiubiquitin domain-containing protein, whose translation is MSTEARTHLVEFTVNGKEVQTAERVLTGAAIKALGGAPADARLYQDKGGGAADREIADGEEVHIHEDEAFYTVPKHIDAGAQH
- a CDS encoding ThiF family adenylyltransferase, translated to MIREITFAPDTYAALRTHLFPWPEERAALLLCGHALGAERQRLLVREVIPIESAALLRQESFGLRVDGRFFVPHVKRARAEGWSLVFVHSHPFQGGDFFSLTDLEGERELREFWHTRAPGRPHATLVLSPDGFAANWLESGRPAEPIDRIRVIGRSLTTLQQSVNSTTSSRHDRQIRAFGERTHFQLASASVAIVGLGGIGSLVAVALARLGLGSFQLWDSDKIEESNLSRVAGTNPTDAEPHRSKVDVAARLIRSINPAADVIMRPEQLHVDSGKALADVDYIFCCVDTHTARAELNRYARQYLTPVFNLGSRITTAPVGIYGAIDFLGPDGECLVCAGKVDALRVAQEQLGKEEAKLHVARGYLDIPTPEPAVISLNMAVVGVAITDFLRYLSGDQLESALVLDLTRSVIRRHASASRPCPECDATLQAVGDIPVWNGRPSS
- the dgt gene encoding dNTP triphosphohydrolase; this translates as MEASAAHRSESQRDRDRILYTSALRRLAGVTQVVSAAEGYVFHNRLTHTLEVAQIARRLAEKLLTERPKLAELLGGIDAEVVEAAALAHDLGHPPFGHVGEKELDRVVRERGLTDGYEGNAQTFRIVTKLGIRTDKPGLNLTRATLNAILKYPWLKGAHGQHSRKFGSYATEHVEFDWARAIYIGDDRRSAEAELMDWADDIAYAVHDVEDFYQAGLIPLDRLVVDPKEVERFLSGVFDRWSRRKVPLHYSHPNLRAAFRDLAITFPVAEPYRGTRVQRASLRDLTSGLIGRYVGAIRLRVPRNTKERRVVIEPFAEMEITMLKELTWHYVIANPALAAQQHGQRQVVRELFRILLAATGTDRDLLPPGPREALEDAEATTPKPQWDDARCRVIADTIAVMTEKQAFEMHARLTGVEPGSVLNAILV